The following are encoded together in the Coffea arabica cultivar ET-39 chromosome 1c, Coffea Arabica ET-39 HiFi, whole genome shotgun sequence genome:
- the LOC140005853 gene encoding uncharacterized protein, translated as MRALVWNCQGAGSPLTVPHLKEENRLLSPSIIFLCETKNRKTYMEKVKRILNFENSFVIEAMNRSGGMALLWKNEANILEVQGTAFTIEVKVEDKEKKECWWLIGIYASCDSQMRRGQWEVLNRRKVGWGDKWIIIGDLNDIISNDEKWGGRRRDYRSFQDFQEFINENQLLDVRFLGKPWTWSNNWYGSGEIKQRLDRGLCTLKWSQCYEDAKCLHIESIASDHSMLLLETEKERKRWKKRFQFDKRWLQHKDIEDVVKKAWSVQCEGTRWFKIKEKIKNCRLALLKWSSSKKGNSLDRIKWCKDQIEEIKASEAENKGPRIQELKEHLKVAYDNEEAYWNQKSRLSWLLEGDKNTQFFHATVKGRRSRNRIQKLKKSSGE; from the coding sequence ATGAGAGCTCTGGTGTGGAACTGTCAAGGTGctgggagccccttgacagttccccatCTGAAGGAGGAAAATAGACTCCTCTCCCCTAGTATTATTTTCCTTTGTGAAACAAAAAACAGAAAGACTTATATGGAGAAAGTTAAGAGGATTTtgaactttgaaaatagttttgtTATAGAGGCTATGAATAGGAGTGGTGGTATGGCACTCCTATGGAAGAATGAAGCCAACATTCTAGAAGTACAAGGTACGGCTTTTACAATTGAAGTGAAAGTGGAGgataaagagaaaaaggagtgtTGGTGGTTGATTGGAATCTATGCAAGCTGTGATAGCCAAATGAGAAGAGGTCAATGGGAGGTACTGAATAGGAGGAAAGTTGGATGGGGGGATAAATGGATTATAATAGGCGATCTCAATGATATCATCTCAAATGACGAAAAGTGGGGTGGAAGGAGGAGGGACTATAGGAGTTTTCAGGATTTTCAGGAGTTCATAAATGagaaccagcttttggatgttaGGTTTTTGGGAAAGCCTTGGACGTGGAGTAACAACTGGTATGGGAGTGGAGAAATTAAACAGCGACTGGATAGAGGCCTTTGTACCTTAAAATGGTCGCAGTGCTATGAGGACGCTAAGTGTCTACACATTGAATCGATTGCTTCTGACCATAGTATGTTGTTACTTGAAACAGAGAAGGAAAGGAAGAGATGGAAAAAAAGATTCCAGTTTGATAAGAGATGGCTACAACATAAGGATATTGAGGATGTGGTAAAGAAGGCTTGGAGTGTCCAGTGCGAGGGAACTAGATGGTTCAAGATAAAGGAGAAAATCAAGAACTGCAGGTTGGCACTTCTTAAATGGAGTAGCAGTAAGAAAGGGAACTCTCTGGATAGAATTAAATGGTGCAAAGATCAGATTGAGGAAATTAAGGCATCAGAGGCTGAAAACAAAGGACCAAGGATTCAGGAATTGAAAGAACATTTGAAAGTAGCTTATGATAATGAAGAGGCCTATTGGAATCAGAAATCCAGATTGAGTTGGCTATTAGAGGGAGATAAAAACACCCAATTTTTTCATGCAACAGTCAAAGGACGAAGGAGCAGAAATAGAATTCAGAAGCTGAAGAAATCTAGTGGGGAGTGA
- the LOC140005857 gene encoding uncharacterized protein has protein sequence MLEGIPVSITEQMNRDLTKDVEEEEIKTAFFSMEPNKAPGSDGMSPLFFQKFWNSINQDLVSAIQGFFHNNIILKAINHTIISLIPKVDCPSEIKQFRPISLCQVVYKALAKIRVNRLKPFLSKCISKNQSAFVPDGQIIDNVILSHELLHFLKNKRQGRAGMMAVKLNMSKAYDRVEWDFLKMIMERMGFCSKWIRWIIACISSVSYSFNINGDQKEYITPTKGIRQGDPLSPYLFLLCSEGLSNLIKKAKLGKQLTGIKISRGAPAITHLFFADDSLVFCRANGQEAGVLMSILKVYEKATGQLINMDKSSVFFSKNTTQVVREEVCQAMGSIQHIGQGQYLGLPMIITRSKGQVFGYIRNAVDKKLQSWKNKLISQAGKEVMLKAVAMAMPTYNMSCFRLSSKMCREISAKMADYWWGETERKKMMHWIGWKKMTKSKSKGGMGFKDLQGFNRALLGKQVWKLLTQPNLLVSRVLKKKYYPRQSLFTSKVPQNASWIWQSLAEVRKDVQKGIRRKIGNGKATSIWEDCWIPDSKSGKPTTQRPPGCQLKHVSDLIINNRWNAVLIFRIFSQQDAERILRIPISFIGKEDGHYWIHSQTGHYTTQSGYKNWSKEKEMESIGRRNEAGTSYEGSLKRVWKSLWKQKVCQKMKVFIWKCLHGGLLVRGEIYRRTKQGDPKCAACGEEDETVEHMLLQCNRVKEVWKLAPVQWDGIQHVSNCFMKWWTAVMEAQEERGGEDHANLTINILWQIWKARNEREFECKEKEPHRVIQKAVKGWTEFEEANKGKENRKNTQGTEFLECAEQDQRQSENQARLMIKVHTHQDRRQQMVGIGVTVTDLAGCLQASWALRERMLGDTKQDLAGAVRLALLNAINQGWTSIKVELEDSELVECIKHTRTNNQQLATLVEDIHSISNLFQKCTFSFVESGFVGSIKLSMYALKIFVDEEWVNPNLKC, from the coding sequence ATGTTAGAGGGGATCCCTGTATCTATAACAGAGCAAATGAATAGAGACCTGACCAAAGATGTTGAGGAAGAGGAGATCAAGACTGCCTTCTTCTCTATGGAACCTAATAAGGCTCCTGGGAGTGATGGCATGTCTCCTCtcttctttcaaaaattctggaACTCTATTAATCAGGACCTGGTAAGTGCAATTCAAGGTTTCTTCCATAATAATATTATTCTTAAAGCCATTAATCATACTATCATCTCCTTAATCCCAAAAGTAGACTGCCCTTCAGAGATTAAACAGTTTAGGCCTATCAGCTTATGCCAAGTGGTCTACAAAGCCCTTGCAAAAATTCGGGTCAATAGGCTTAAACCTTTTCTTTCTAAGTGCATTAGCAAAAACCAGTCTGCTTTTGTCCCAGATGGGCAAATCATAGATAATGTCATCCTTTCCCATGAGTTGTTACAtttcttgaaaaacaaaagacaaGGGAGAGCTGGGATGATGGCAGTGAAACTTAACATGTCTAAGGCCTACGATAGGGTGGAGTGGGATTTCTTGAAAATGATAATGGAAAGAATGGGATTCTGCAGCAAGTGGATAAGATGGATTATTGCTTGTATTAGCTCTGTCTCCTACTCGTTCAACATAAATGGTGATCAGAAGGAGTACATAACCCCAACCAAAGGGATAAGGCAAGGCGACCCTCTTTCTCCTTACTTGTTCCTGTTGTGCTCAGAAGGGTTGTCTAATCTGATTAAGAAAGCTAAGCTGGGGAAGCAACTGACAGGCATAAAAATCAGTAGAGGGGCACCAGCAATAACTCATTTGTTTTTTGCTGATGACTCTCTAGTATTCTGCAGAGCTAATGGTCAGGAAGCTGGGGTGTTAATGAGCATTCTCAAGGTGTACGAAAAGGCTACTGGTCAGCTTATCAACATGGATAAATCCTCAGTGTTCTTCAGTAAAAACACAACCCAAGTTGTAAGGGAGGAAGTCTGCCAAGCTATGGGATCTATTCAGCATATAGGACAGGGTCAATACCTTGGCCTCCCCATGATCATAACAAGATCTAAAGGGCAGGTGTTTGGGTATATACGGAATGCAGTTGATAAGAAGTTGCAGAGTTGGAAAAATAAACTGATTAGCCAAGCAGGGAAAGAAGTCATGCTTAAAGCTGTAGCTATGGCTATGCCAACCTATAACATGTCATGTTTCAGGCTGAGCTCTAAAATGTGCAGGGAGATAAGTGCAAAAATGGCAGACTACTGGTGGGGGGAgacagaaaggaagaaaatgatgCATTGGATTGGTTGGAAAAAGATGACAAAATCCAAAAGTAAGGGGGGTATGGGATTCAAGGACTTGCAAGGCTTCAATAGAGCTCTACTGGGCAAGCAAGTTTGGAAGCTGTTAACACAGCCAAACCTGCTAGTCAGTAGAGTCTTGAAGAAAAAATACTACCCCAGGCAATCATTATTCACCAGTAAAGTCCCTCAAAATGCTTCTTGGATTTGGCAAAGCCTTGCTGAGGTGCGCAAAGATGTACAGAAGGGTATCAGAAGAAAGATAGGAAATGGCAAGGCTACGAGTATCTGGGAAGACTGTTGGATTCCAGACAGTAAAAGTGGGAAACCAACAACACAAAGACCACCAGGATGTCAGTTAAAGCATGTGTCAGATCTTATCATCAACAACAGATGGAATGCTGTCTTGATATTCAGAATATTCAGCCAGCAAGATGCTGAAAGGATACTGAGGATACCTATAAGCTTTATAGGGAAAGAAGATGGGCACTACTGGATTCATTCTCAAACTGGACATTACACTACCCAATCTGGTTATAAGAATTGGTCGAAGGAAAAGGAGATGGAAAGTATAGGAAGGAGGAATGAAGCAGGGACAAGCTATGAAGGATCTTTAAAGAGAGTTTGGAAATCACTTTGGAAGCAGAAAGTGTgccaaaaaatgaaagtatttATATGGAAATGTCTGCATGGAGGGCTCCTAGTGAGAGGTGAAATTTACAGACGAACGAAGCAAGGAGATCCTAAATGTGCAGCATGTGGTGAAGAGGATGAAACAGTAGAACACATGTTACTACAATGCAACAGAGTAAAGGAAGTGTGGAAGCTAGCGCCTGTACAGTGGGATGGCATTCAGCATGTATCTAACTGTTTCATGAAATGGTGGACTGCAGTCATGGAAGCTCaagaagagagaggaggagaggACCATGCGAACCTTACCATTAATATTCTCTGGCAGATTTGGAAGGCCAGAAATGAGAGGGAATTTGAATGCAAGGAAAAGGAGCCTCATAGAGTAATACAAAAAGCTGTAAAAGGGTGGACGGAATTTGAGGAGGCCAACAAAGGGAAGGAGAATAGGAAGAACACTCAGGGAACAGAATTTCTGGAATGTGCTGAGCAAGACCAAAGACAGAGTGAGAACCAAGCCAGGTTGATGATCAAGGTCCACACCCACCAAGACAGAAGGCAACAAATGGTGGGAATTGGTGTCACTGTGACAGACTTGGCAGGTTGTCTACAAGCGAGTTGGGCTTTAAGGGAAAGAATGTTGGGAGATACAAAGCAGGACCTAGCTGGTGCGGTGAGGCTTGCACTTCTGAACGCAATCAATCAAGGCTGGACAAGTATTAAAGTGGAGCTGGAGGATAGTGAGTTGGTAGAGTGTATAAAACATACAAGGACAAACAACCAACAGCTGGCTACTCTGGTGGAGGATATACATTCTATAAGTAATCTGTTCCAAAAGTGTACTTTCTCTTTTGTTGAATCAGGATTCGTAGGAAGTATCAAATTGAGCATGTATGCTCTAAAAATCTTTGTTGATGAGGAATGGGTGAATCCCAATTTGAAGTGCTAG
- the LOC140005862 gene encoding uncharacterized protein, with the protein MNLRPDSTLVAAVEDWAQERVGWNSLLKENLLKAQNRMKQMADKGRSDREFEVGEWAYLKLQPYRQTSVAVRRNIKLAAKYYGPYQVEQKLGTVAYRLKLPVGSTIHPVFHVSLLKKSPKGAPLSTALPTLNDDGEFGVAPSAVLDQRTIFRKGQEVEQVLVQWENMEPEEAT; encoded by the coding sequence ATGAACCTGAGGCCTGATAGCACACTAGTAGCTGCCGTGGAGGATTGGGCACAAGAACGAGTGGGCTGGAACTCCTTGCTCAAGGAGAATCTGTTGAAGGCTCAGAACAGGATGAAACAAATGGCAGATAAAGGGAGGAGTGACAGGGAATTTGAAGTAGGAGAATGGGCTTATTTGAAGCTGCAGCCTTACAGACAAACTTCTGTAGCTGTAAGAAGGAACATAAAACTGGCGGCTAAGTACTATGGGCCATATCAGGTAGAGCAAAAGTTGGGGACTGTAGCTTACAGGTTGAAGTTACCAGTGGGATCAACCATACATCCTGTTTTCCATGTCTCCTTACTCAAAAAGTCACCTAAGGGGGCTCCCCTCAGCACTGCCTTGCCTACCCTGAATGATGATGGGGAGTTCGGTGTTGCTCCCTCAGCAGTTCTAGACCAGAGGACAATCTTTAGAAAGGGACAAGAGGTCGAACAGGTGTTGGTGCAGTGGGAAAACATGGAACCCGAGGAAGCCACCTGA
- the LOC113725268 gene encoding uncharacterized protein — protein sequence MYIKQWYQSLRSSDCKFTPQSIMAEGTRMKSFEEQLRKQDARIQAVLDSMIADKQVMEEKLEVNQREMRSLLEANSAELKNFVRNQISSILRSLQGDKGILGNPNGSAERTPNNRNAGNSNIRHGEFGNSSRGEGQHWPMGVPRLDFPRFDGHSPKEWIRKCEKFFQLFRTTEEQQMDLVELHLEGKADLWYQNFKKDRGIVQWKDFGSEVYRRFSTVGEADAVEEFSKLNQTSTVLAYQEKFEELRPIVMIQMPELTESYYIASFLSGLKGEIKSAVKMHRPDSLQSAFEMARWQEHHLDLVHKSSRPILRNTLHSTSFGINKGGNGAQDPGVRQAGTSPTEFSRKSNSQQVFKKISPTEFQYRKDHNLCFRCGERFSPDYKSHLHHLSIVLETLRQHSLFAKISKCSFGQD from the exons ATGTATATAAAGCAG tggtatcagagcttgcgGTCCTCGGATTGCAAGTTCACTCCACAATCCATAATGGCAGAAGGTACACGCATGAAAAGCTTCGAAGAGCAGCTCAGGAAACAGGATGCCAGGATTCAAGCGGTTCTCGATTCCATGATAGCAGACAAGCAGGTCATGGAGGAGAAGCTGGAAGTTAATCAAAGGGAGATGCGGTCCTTACTGGAAGCAAATAGCGCAGAGCTGAAGAACTTTGTGAGGAACCAGATCAGCTCGATTTTGAGAAGTTTGCAGGGGGACAAAGGCATTTTGGGAAATCCTAATGGTTCTGCAGAAAGGACTCCTAACAATCGAAATGCTGGAAATTCGAATATCAGGCATGGTGAATTTGGCAATTCCTCTAGAGGAGAGGGGCAACATTGGCCCATGGGGGTCCCCAGGTTAGATTTCCCCAGATTTGATGGCCACAGTCCTAAGGAGTGGATCAGGAAGTGTGAGAAATTTTTCCAACTATTTCGCACTACTGAGGAGCAGCAGATGGACCTTGTGGAACTGCACTTAGAAGGAAAGGCGGATCTCTGGtatcagaatttcaaaaaagATAGGGGAATAGTCCAATGGAAGGATTTTGGATCAGAAGTATATAGGAGGTTCAGCACTGTGGGAGAGGCTGATGCAGTGGAAGAGTTTAGCAAACTCAATCAAACCTCCACTGTTTTGGCTTATCAGGAGAAGTTTGAAGAGTTGAGGCCTATTGTAATGATCCAGATGCCAGAATTGACTGAATCCTACTACATTGCTAGTTTCTTAAGTGGACTGAAGGGGGAAATTAAATCTGCCGTGAAGATGCACAGGCCAGACAGTCTACAGTCTGCCTTTGAGATGGCCAGATGGCAGGAACATCACTTGGATCTGGTTCACAAGTCCAGTAGGCCTATACTCAGAAATACCTTGCACTCAACCTCATTTGGAATTAACAAGGGAGGAAATGGAGCTCAGGATCCGGGAGTAAGACAAGCTGGAACATCACCAACAGAATTCAGCAGGAAGTCTAATTCACagcaagttttcaagaaaatctcCCCCACTGAATTCCAGTACAGGAAGGATCACAACCTATGTTTCAGGTGTGGGGAAAGATTTAGTCCAGATTACAAGAGTCACCTACACCACTTATCCATAGTTTTGGAAACCCTGAGACAACACTCTTTGTTTGCAAAGATATCTAAGTGCTCTTTTGGTCAAGACTAA